One Tunturibacter gelidoferens genomic region harbors:
- a CDS encoding glycoside hydrolase family 97 protein: MSSIPKAISSFLERLFPMRRCLSGPLVLSALMLICNLEGFADPDPVILSSPDQQLIIRFATVAENESSGSGGKLVYSVDFHGKHVIDASSLALELSGQPTLGSNMEISESTPAKGSDDYNLIGGKVSNVHDLYNSVQLRAVERSEPKRSLVIEARAYNDGIAFRYVLPEQDAMKDLRLKQEDTEFRVSTDATTWALALPNYRSSYESEYVKLPTTAFSNQGGVSSSFLIGMPLLMHLPGVAWVTLTEADLEGNPGMYVTNPSGNWAGHWFVSKLSPRFDDPGLALTTTLPHHSAWRVLLVADKPGKLMESNVISDLNPPSRVQDTSWIHPGKASWNWWAGDIGPDGKSAYTTKNMEYYVDFAAQSGFPYMLLDAGWADGRDITKQRGNVDVPELVRYAAAKQVKVWIWLYSTSVMDQMKEAFPLFESWGVAGVKIDFINRDDQDGIKFYYDVAREAAEHHLMVDFHGASKPWGIERTYPNVLSYEAVLGAENNKVGRRDSPVDRTVFPFTRMVAGPLDYTPGGFTNATEDDFVARDQSPMVMGTRAQQLALYVVFQTPFQMVSDRPQAYADQPAFQFIRDVPTQWDSMYVLNGEPGEFVTIARNHGNEWYLGSITNWTPRDLHVPLNFLGNGRYIAEIYQDGADAGDHPEHVTIKKQIVDRTEQLTLHLAAGGGCAIRFIPKSKK, from the coding sequence TTGAGCTCGATACCTAAAGCGATCTCGTCTTTTCTGGAAAGGCTATTCCCTATGCGTCGGTGCTTGAGCGGGCCTCTCGTTTTGTCAGCTCTAATGTTGATTTGCAATCTTGAAGGATTTGCGGACCCAGACCCGGTTATTCTTTCTTCTCCCGATCAACAGCTCATCATTCGGTTCGCGACGGTTGCCGAAAACGAATCAAGTGGATCAGGTGGCAAGCTCGTTTACTCTGTAGACTTTCACGGAAAACACGTAATTGATGCATCCTCACTTGCTCTGGAACTGTCAGGCCAGCCTACTCTGGGAAGCAACATGGAGATCTCCGAAAGCACTCCCGCAAAGGGGAGTGATGACTACAACCTGATCGGAGGAAAGGTCAGCAACGTTCACGATCTATATAACAGTGTGCAATTGCGTGCCGTCGAAAGGAGCGAACCGAAGAGGTCGCTCGTGATTGAGGCGCGAGCCTATAACGATGGAATTGCTTTTCGGTATGTCCTACCTGAGCAAGACGCGATGAAGGACCTTCGTCTGAAACAGGAGGACACCGAGTTTCGCGTTAGTACCGATGCCACGACCTGGGCGCTTGCGCTCCCTAACTATCGCAGTAGTTATGAGAGCGAATACGTGAAGTTGCCCACTACAGCCTTTAGTAATCAGGGAGGGGTATCAAGTAGTTTTCTGATCGGCATGCCGTTGCTTATGCATCTGCCTGGTGTGGCCTGGGTAACGTTAACTGAGGCAGATCTTGAAGGCAATCCCGGGATGTACGTCACGAATCCTTCCGGAAATTGGGCAGGCCATTGGTTTGTCTCAAAACTCTCACCGCGGTTCGATGATCCAGGCTTAGCGCTCACAACGACCTTGCCACATCACTCTGCGTGGCGCGTTCTGCTGGTTGCGGACAAGCCTGGCAAGCTCATGGAGTCTAATGTCATCTCGGACTTGAACCCACCGAGTCGAGTGCAGGATACGAGCTGGATTCACCCTGGAAAAGCGTCCTGGAATTGGTGGGCGGGCGACATCGGACCGGATGGAAAGTCGGCATATACTACGAAAAACATGGAGTACTACGTAGATTTTGCTGCACAGTCGGGCTTTCCTTACATGCTGCTCGACGCAGGTTGGGCCGATGGGCGCGACATCACCAAGCAGCGCGGTAACGTCGATGTACCCGAATTGGTGCGCTACGCCGCGGCCAAGCAAGTCAAGGTTTGGATCTGGCTCTACTCCACCTCGGTGATGGATCAAATGAAGGAAGCGTTCCCGCTTTTTGAGAGCTGGGGGGTCGCTGGCGTCAAGATCGATTTCATTAATCGCGACGATCAGGATGGAATAAAGTTCTACTATGACGTTGCTCGCGAAGCCGCGGAACATCACCTCATGGTGGACTTCCATGGAGCCAGCAAGCCCTGGGGCATCGAAAGAACCTATCCGAACGTGCTTAGCTATGAAGCCGTCTTGGGAGCGGAGAACAACAAAGTCGGCAGACGCGATAGTCCCGTAGATCGAACCGTCTTTCCATTTACCCGCATGGTTGCCGGTCCCTTGGATTACACACCTGGCGGGTTCACTAATGCCACAGAAGACGATTTTGTTGCCCGCGATCAGAGCCCTATGGTGATGGGCACTCGAGCGCAGCAGCTTGCGCTTTATGTCGTCTTCCAGACTCCATTTCAAATGGTGTCGGACCGACCTCAGGCTTACGCTGATCAGCCTGCTTTTCAGTTTATTCGCGATGTTCCGACGCAATGGGACTCGATGTACGTTCTCAATGGCGAACCAGGAGAGTTCGTGACAATCGCTCGGAATCACGGGAACGAATGGTATCTCGGCAGCATTACCAACTGGACTCCACGCGACCTTCATGTGCCCCTAAACTTTCTCGGTAACGGACGATACATCGCCGAGATCTATCAGGATGGGGCCGATGCAGGGGATCATCCCGAGCATGTCACGATCAAAAAACAGATCGTGGACAGAACGGAGCAGCTGACCTTGCACTTGGCCGCGGGAGGAGGATGCGCGATTCGGTTCATTCCCAAGAGCAAGAAATAG
- a CDS encoding DUF5107 domain-containing protein, with translation MAQQKACNVDGDITGEGQGSARLQLPDAPLTEKNAVKAWEEPVMIRSYMPAAPDLNPLFLEKRVYQGSSGRVYPLPVIDRVDTEPQLREWKAVHIENEFIRLMVMPEIGGRIHVGLDKLNGYDFFYRQNVIKPALVGLAGPWISGGVEFNWPQHHRPATFMPVEVMIERDPDGAVTIWCSDHDPMARMKGMHGVCLRPGKAYLELRVRLYNRTQDTQTFLWWANVATRVHEKYQSFFPKDVRFVADHAKRAVTEFPLSEGCYYGIDYKQRSVKGVPEDEKPANFVPDGSYPPNDLSWYSNIPVPTSYMVANSKGDFAGGYDHAAEAGMVHVANHHIAPGKKQWTWGNHEFGYAWDRSLTDSDGPYIELMAGVYTDNQPDFSFLAPGETKVFSQYWYPLRETGVPDLVNLDAAVRFERKPGRVIIHLLVTRELPNAKVSLKNDGREISAWRGTLNPASGLDTEFSVADDQQDLELLLLVDDLTGENVVLRYAPSEMVAAPSPAVAEEPLLPEEIQSSDELYLTGLHLDQYRHATRSPEGYWREAIRRDSGDSRSNHALGRWHLRRGEFTTAEQYFRTAISRLTARNPNPYDGEPHYNFGLALSYQGRISEAYEAFYKSTWNAAWRGPGYHRLAEIDSSRRLWTQALDHIERSLLADGDNLNARNLKVVVLRRLGRQPEAEAFLKLTCELDPLDNWSRYLATGSVPLDGHQQLDLGFDMLRCNLLEDALAVFSVGSTKAKDGSSAILLYALARTFALLGLNEDSAVTYQLAATADAAYVFPSRLEEIALLEAAVTRNSKDARAPYYLGNLLYDKKRHEDAIRYWERASELDPTFPTVWRNLGFAYYNVRKDEKNARAAFAQARLFAPADARILYEQDQLLKRTGESPGHRLAALEAVLELVASRDDLSVELASLYNQVGRPEDALKVLLSRKFQPWEGGEGLVLTQYVRANLLLGQKALAERETSTAIRRFEAARDIPPSLSEAKHLLMNLSMIDYWLGVAHTANLDETTAKLHWERAASHRGDFQQMQVHSISDTTYWSAQALVSLGRHEEARKILKGIYDYSVDLEHKVPKIDYFATSLPTMLLFEEDLLRRQEISAKFLRAQALLGLEQTEQGLILLNEVRRLDENHAGAADLLAALETAVN, from the coding sequence ATGGCACAACAGAAAGCTTGTAATGTGGACGGGGACATCACTGGCGAAGGGCAAGGTTCTGCGCGGTTGCAGTTACCAGACGCGCCGCTGACTGAAAAAAATGCTGTGAAGGCATGGGAAGAACCGGTGATGATTCGGTCTTACATGCCAGCCGCACCAGACCTCAATCCGCTCTTTCTCGAAAAGCGTGTGTATCAGGGCAGCAGCGGGCGTGTATATCCTTTGCCTGTCATTGATCGCGTTGATACAGAGCCGCAACTTCGCGAGTGGAAGGCAGTTCACATCGAGAATGAGTTTATACGGCTCATGGTTATGCCCGAGATTGGCGGGCGCATTCATGTCGGTTTAGACAAGCTGAATGGCTACGATTTTTTCTACCGTCAGAATGTGATTAAGCCAGCCTTGGTTGGTCTTGCAGGCCCCTGGATCTCGGGAGGGGTGGAGTTCAACTGGCCGCAGCACCATCGGCCCGCGACGTTCATGCCGGTTGAAGTGATGATTGAGCGTGATCCGGATGGGGCTGTGACGATCTGGTGTAGCGATCATGATCCCATGGCGCGCATGAAAGGGATGCACGGAGTATGCCTGAGACCAGGCAAAGCCTACCTCGAACTCCGCGTCCGCCTCTACAATCGCACACAAGATACTCAGACCTTCCTGTGGTGGGCAAACGTTGCCACACGAGTGCACGAGAAGTATCAATCCTTTTTCCCAAAGGATGTGCGATTTGTAGCCGACCATGCCAAGCGGGCAGTTACGGAGTTTCCACTCAGCGAGGGTTGTTACTACGGCATCGACTATAAGCAGCGTTCGGTTAAGGGAGTTCCGGAAGACGAAAAGCCAGCGAATTTTGTGCCAGATGGATCGTACCCGCCAAACGACCTGAGTTGGTATTCGAATATCCCTGTTCCAACGAGCTATATGGTCGCAAACTCGAAAGGGGATTTTGCAGGGGGATATGACCACGCTGCCGAAGCCGGCATGGTCCATGTGGCCAATCATCACATCGCTCCCGGAAAGAAGCAGTGGACTTGGGGGAATCATGAGTTTGGCTACGCGTGGGATCGCAGCCTTACAGATTCCGATGGACCTTACATTGAGTTGATGGCAGGCGTCTACACCGATAATCAACCTGACTTCTCTTTCCTCGCTCCGGGGGAGACGAAGGTCTTCAGTCAGTATTGGTATCCTCTCCGTGAAACTGGAGTGCCTGATCTGGTGAATCTTGACGCAGCGGTTCGCTTCGAGAGAAAACCTGGCAGAGTGATAATTCATCTTCTTGTTACTCGCGAGTTGCCCAATGCTAAGGTCTCTCTAAAAAATGATGGACGGGAGATTTCAGCTTGGCGGGGCACATTGAACCCTGCATCTGGGCTGGATACGGAATTCTCTGTCGCGGACGATCAACAAGACCTGGAGCTTTTGCTTCTCGTCGACGATCTAACGGGCGAGAATGTCGTTTTGCGATACGCCCCCTCAGAGATGGTTGCGGCTCCTTCGCCCGCTGTTGCCGAGGAACCGCTACTGCCAGAAGAGATTCAGTCAAGCGACGAACTTTACCTGACGGGGCTGCATCTAGATCAATATCGTCACGCCACAAGAAGCCCTGAGGGATATTGGCGTGAGGCAATCCGGCGCGACTCCGGAGACAGTCGGTCAAACCATGCTTTGGGGCGTTGGCATCTAAGACGTGGTGAGTTTACGACGGCAGAGCAATACTTCCGCACTGCGATTAGCCGTCTGACTGCCCGCAACCCAAACCCCTATGATGGCGAGCCGCACTACAATTTTGGACTGGCGTTGAGCTATCAAGGAAGGATTTCTGAAGCATATGAGGCCTTCTACAAGTCCACGTGGAATGCCGCCTGGCGGGGGCCGGGCTACCACCGGTTGGCTGAGATCGACAGCAGTCGCCGGCTGTGGACACAGGCGTTGGATCATATCGAGCGATCACTCCTGGCCGACGGCGACAATCTGAACGCGCGGAATCTGAAAGTTGTCGTACTACGTCGATTGGGCAGGCAGCCCGAAGCTGAAGCGTTCCTCAAGCTGACTTGTGAGCTCGATCCTCTCGATAACTGGAGCCGGTATCTTGCAACGGGTAGTGTCCCACTAGATGGTCATCAACAATTGGATCTGGGTTTCGACATGCTGCGCTGCAATTTGCTGGAGGACGCGTTAGCTGTTTTTTCCGTCGGTTCTACAAAAGCGAAGGACGGATCCTCCGCTATCTTGCTTTATGCGCTCGCCCGCACCTTTGCTCTGCTTGGCCTCAACGAAGATAGCGCCGTGACATATCAGTTAGCCGCCACAGCGGACGCCGCATATGTCTTTCCTAGTCGTTTGGAGGAGATCGCGCTCCTTGAAGCCGCAGTTACACGAAATTCGAAGGACGCGCGAGCGCCATATTATCTAGGGAATTTGCTCTACGACAAGAAGCGTCATGAAGACGCCATAAGATATTGGGAGCGGGCCTCGGAACTTGATCCTACCTTCCCTACGGTCTGGCGCAATCTTGGGTTCGCATATTACAACGTTCGCAAAGATGAGAAGAACGCGCGTGCCGCCTTTGCTCAGGCACGGCTATTTGCTCCCGCGGACGCTCGTATCCTCTATGAACAAGATCAGTTGCTGAAGCGAACCGGTGAGAGTCCTGGACATCGGCTCGCTGCTCTCGAAGCAGTGCTGGAATTAGTGGCATCGCGAGATGATCTGTCCGTCGAACTAGCCTCACTCTATAACCAGGTTGGTCGGCCTGAGGACGCCTTGAAAGTTCTGCTCTCGCGTAAATTTCAGCCTTGGGAGGGGGGCGAGGGATTAGTGCTGACGCAGTATGTGCGCGCCAATCTACTGCTTGGCCAGAAGGCCTTGGCAGAGAGAGAGACATCCACTGCGATTCGGAGATTCGAGGCAGCGCGGGACATTCCACCTAGCCTCAGTGAGGCCAAGCATTTGTTGATGAATCTGAGCATGATTGACTACTGGCTCGGAGTGGCGCATACGGCAAATCTCGACGAAACGACAGCGAAATTGCATTGGGAGCGCGCTGCGAGCCACCGCGGGGACTTTCAACAGATGCAGGTCCACTCGATCTCGGATACAACCTACTGGAGCGCGCAGGCTCTCGTCAGTCTCGGGCGACACGAAGAGGCGAGGAAGATACTTAAGGGCATTTACGACTACTCGGTCGACCTTGAACATAAAGTTCCTAAGATTGACTACTTCGCTACCTCATTGCCTACCATGTTGCTTTTTGAAGAGGACTTGCTCAGACGGCAGGAAATTTCAGCGAAGTTTCTGCGTGCTCAGGCGTTGTTGGGGCTCGAACAGACAGAGCAGGGATTGATCTTGTTGAACGAAGTGCGCCGACTCGACGAGAATCACGCCGGGGCTGCAGATCTGTTGGCAGCACTCGAAACGGCAGTGAACTAA
- a CDS encoding sugar porter family MFS transporter, which translates to MQTTHVPLDAAAPGSQAQQTSYLWAITLVAAMGGLLFGYDWVVIGGARQFYEAYFQLTSEQLVGWANSSALVGCFLGSLAAGYLGDRFGRRRLLLVSGILFSISSGLTGWASSFSMFILWRIVGGTAIGLSSNISPLYIAEISPASVRGRLVSLNQFAIVVGILLAQIANWQIARPIPEHITRIDFLQTWNVQYGWRWMFCAVVVPAVVFTVMSLFIPESPRWLLTKSRDDEAYKVLKRVGGLPYALSELPAIKKNLQLETGIQTSWKELCVAGMRRVVFIGAALAVLQQWTGINILFNYAAEVYRSAGYGDNDILLNIVITGAINLVFTVLAMLIVDRVGRRPMMLFGCIGIGLSHLLSAMAYHARWHSGAILVLTLSAIACYALTLAPVTWVLISEIFPNRIRSQAVSFAVCALWIASFALTYTFPLINRKLGSSGTFLGYGGICMLGAIFVLAFVPETKGRTLEEIEASVLSSKQ; encoded by the coding sequence ATGCAGACCACCCATGTCCCTCTCGATGCGGCCGCTCCGGGATCGCAGGCGCAACAAACTTCATATCTGTGGGCGATCACACTGGTCGCCGCAATGGGTGGGTTGCTGTTCGGATATGACTGGGTAGTGATCGGCGGGGCGCGTCAGTTCTACGAAGCGTATTTTCAACTTACGTCGGAGCAACTTGTTGGATGGGCTAACAGCAGTGCGCTTGTCGGCTGTTTTTTAGGATCATTGGCTGCCGGGTATCTGGGAGACCGCTTTGGCCGCAGGCGTTTGCTTTTGGTCTCTGGGATCCTGTTTTCCATCTCTTCAGGGCTGACTGGCTGGGCATCCTCTTTTTCGATGTTTATCCTTTGGCGAATCGTCGGCGGCACTGCAATTGGGCTCAGTTCCAATATTTCACCTCTATATATTGCTGAGATCAGTCCGGCGTCCGTACGCGGCCGACTCGTCAGTTTGAACCAATTCGCGATCGTTGTGGGCATTTTGCTAGCGCAAATTGCGAACTGGCAGATTGCGAGACCGATTCCTGAGCATATAACCCGCATCGACTTTCTGCAGACCTGGAATGTGCAGTACGGTTGGCGTTGGATGTTCTGTGCCGTTGTAGTGCCGGCAGTTGTGTTTACCGTCATGTCGCTATTTATTCCTGAGAGCCCTCGCTGGCTGCTGACTAAGAGCCGCGACGATGAAGCATATAAGGTTTTGAAACGTGTCGGGGGGTTACCCTATGCGTTGAGTGAACTTCCTGCCATCAAGAAAAACTTGCAGTTGGAAACAGGGATCCAAACCTCCTGGAAAGAACTCTGCGTGGCTGGAATGCGGAGGGTTGTTTTCATCGGTGCAGCTCTTGCCGTACTCCAGCAGTGGACGGGCATCAACATCCTCTTCAACTACGCTGCCGAGGTGTATCGCAGTGCGGGTTACGGTGACAACGACATCCTTCTGAACATCGTGATCACAGGAGCCATAAACCTAGTCTTCACGGTTTTGGCAATGTTGATTGTCGATCGCGTTGGGCGTCGCCCTATGATGTTATTCGGTTGTATCGGGATCGGTCTGTCACACTTGCTATCCGCAATGGCGTATCACGCAAGATGGCACAGCGGCGCCATTCTTGTCCTGACGCTGAGTGCGATCGCGTGCTATGCCCTCACATTGGCTCCCGTCACCTGGGTTCTGATCTCCGAAATTTTTCCTAACCGGATACGTTCACAAGCAGTGTCATTCGCTGTGTGCGCACTGTGGATTGCGTCGTTTGCGCTAACCTATACCTTCCCTCTAATCAATCGAAAACTCGGGAGCTCTGGCACTTTCTTGGGCTATGGAGGAATCTGCATGCTGGGGGCGATCTTTGTTTTGGCATTCGTGCCCGAGACGAAGGGGCGAACACTCGAAGAGATCGAGGCGAGTGTGCTGTCTTCAAAGCAGTAA
- a CDS encoding TonB-dependent receptor codes for MDQGAITGVVQDSSGAAVAGARVTVTNVDTGLVLEGSANSSGVYVFSPLKIGNYIVSATAKGFQTTKQENLHLDAQQRLNIVLSLKLGSVSEVVTVTEAPPLLETQTSGVAQVISSETINNTPLNGRNFVYIAQLTAGVAPPLGNTRGSGTGDFVANGQRAEQNNFILDGVDNNTNLVDFLNGSSYIIRPPPDALSEFSLQTSNFSAEFGHSAGAVLSASIKSGTNQIHGSVWEYVRNTSLDAKNWNALTIPPYHENQFGATLGFPIIRNRLFYFGDTEANRIAYSNPGTYSVPTALMRQGNFSELLNAGLNGQSVQLYQPNSGGGASNKLSCNGENNVFCTNQINMVAQNILKLYPLPNANGGKTFNNYVVNVPTHNNTFQWDQRLDWNISAKDQAYVRYSYVHQIAQNGLPLGDPLDGSGYGGEYDVNLAQNFVGSETHIFSSTLTNEFRFSFNAGRFSFLQPNANVDLSPTLGLGGIPFTPNEGGLPLGIVYGIANWGSQGTSNESQNVYQILDNVSKTLGNHSLKAGVSFQAIRFFYRYAPSNLGNYYFTGLYTSDPTVSATTGSGVADFLADQMNTGAISSAPNVNDAQWYDSVYFQDDWKVSPRLTLNLGVRYDYYEPFKENSGSQENFIPDVNSLGIGTGSGTVIFPKKIQDTVALGSVFPGILAKDHIGIQYVDNQRLTSAQLSNFAPRVGVAYQLDPQTVVRAAYGIFYGGLESNGGTNIGDNFPFRGQININPKSCSLGNCPSNGITLESGMSAYLGNGILNAVSSPGFHAVDSQIKTPYTMNYNLSFQRQLTPNLAATISYVGNSSRHLGTYADPNAVRALYPAGTSTQQFQPFPDLGGIGTIHYGGVSTYNSLQAKAEKRTSHGLSFLATYTWAHAMDDTGSAGGLSTGIGDRQRALIPLIDELTNSVYDIRNRFTLNGNYIFPFGKGRTYLNHSEWVDLIAGGWASSLTWVSQSGTPFTVDANNSGAAGATDNRRANVVRDAFSTGGSPDPSNTSLTPADCPTSVRNRTNWYNPCAFANPLPGNLITTPVTDTATAIEYLGGKSNQIYGPGYYGVNMSLFKNFTTWREQYLQFRADGFNVLNHPTLANPSTYNINSNGGNITGPKSFQNNTPDARFFQLSLKYAF; via the coding sequence GTGGATCAGGGAGCTATTACGGGGGTCGTACAAGATAGTTCAGGAGCGGCCGTTGCGGGCGCACGGGTCACGGTGACGAACGTCGACACTGGACTGGTGCTGGAGGGGTCAGCGAATAGCAGCGGTGTTTATGTCTTCTCTCCCTTGAAGATTGGCAATTACATTGTGAGTGCTACGGCGAAGGGATTTCAGACGACTAAGCAGGAGAATCTTCACCTTGATGCGCAGCAGCGGTTGAACATTGTCCTATCCCTCAAGCTTGGCTCGGTTTCCGAGGTTGTGACGGTAACCGAGGCGCCGCCTCTACTCGAGACGCAGACGAGCGGAGTCGCTCAGGTCATCAGCAGCGAGACCATCAACAATACCCCTTTGAATGGCCGCAACTTCGTATATATCGCTCAATTGACTGCTGGCGTCGCCCCTCCACTCGGGAACACCCGAGGTTCGGGCACGGGTGACTTCGTGGCGAACGGACAGCGGGCGGAACAGAATAACTTCATCCTTGATGGAGTCGATAACAACACCAATCTTGTCGACTTTCTGAACGGATCGAGCTACATCATTCGACCTCCACCCGATGCTCTGTCGGAATTCAGCCTTCAAACGAGTAATTTCAGCGCGGAGTTTGGACATTCGGCCGGCGCGGTCCTGAGCGCGAGTATTAAGTCAGGCACGAATCAGATTCATGGAAGCGTCTGGGAGTACGTTCGCAACACAAGTTTGGATGCGAAGAACTGGAATGCGTTGACCATCCCTCCGTACCATGAGAATCAATTTGGAGCTACGCTAGGCTTTCCGATTATAAGAAACCGACTCTTCTACTTCGGCGATACCGAGGCTAATCGCATCGCCTACAGCAATCCGGGCACATACAGTGTGCCTACTGCGCTTATGAGGCAAGGGAATTTTTCTGAACTGCTCAACGCGGGTCTTAACGGTCAGAGTGTTCAGCTCTATCAGCCGAATTCAGGCGGGGGCGCATCCAACAAGTTATCGTGCAACGGCGAGAACAATGTTTTTTGTACCAACCAGATCAACATGGTTGCCCAAAATATTCTTAAGCTTTATCCATTGCCAAATGCTAACGGTGGGAAGACATTCAACAATTACGTTGTCAATGTGCCCACCCACAACAACACGTTTCAGTGGGACCAGCGGCTAGATTGGAACATCAGCGCAAAAGACCAGGCTTATGTTCGATACAGCTATGTGCATCAGATCGCTCAGAACGGTCTTCCGCTTGGCGATCCACTGGACGGAAGCGGATACGGCGGTGAATACGACGTTAACCTAGCCCAGAACTTTGTAGGGAGCGAGACTCATATCTTCAGTTCGACTCTCACCAACGAGTTCCGATTCAGTTTCAATGCAGGCAGATTCTCTTTCCTGCAGCCCAATGCGAATGTCGACCTGTCGCCTACTCTCGGCCTGGGGGGCATACCCTTCACGCCGAATGAAGGTGGGCTTCCATTGGGGATAGTCTACGGCATTGCCAACTGGGGCTCGCAGGGCACATCAAATGAATCACAGAACGTCTATCAGATACTGGATAACGTATCGAAGACGCTGGGAAATCACTCATTGAAGGCCGGCGTTTCTTTCCAGGCCATCCGCTTCTTCTATCGGTATGCGCCTTCCAATCTCGGCAATTATTACTTCACGGGGCTATATACGAGCGACCCTACAGTGAGTGCCACGACGGGTTCCGGCGTCGCAGACTTTCTCGCGGATCAGATGAATACCGGCGCGATCTCGAGTGCACCGAATGTGAATGACGCCCAATGGTACGACTCAGTGTATTTTCAGGACGACTGGAAGGTGTCACCGCGGCTTACACTTAATTTAGGCGTACGCTACGACTATTACGAGCCATTCAAAGAGAATTCGGGAAGTCAGGAAAATTTCATTCCCGACGTCAACTCGCTCGGAATTGGAACCGGCTCTGGCACTGTCATTTTCCCGAAGAAGATTCAGGACACGGTCGCTCTCGGTAGCGTCTTTCCGGGGATTTTGGCCAAGGATCATATCGGGATCCAATACGTCGATAACCAACGCCTCACAAGTGCACAGCTGAGTAACTTTGCGCCACGTGTGGGTGTAGCTTACCAACTGGATCCTCAAACGGTAGTTCGAGCCGCTTACGGGATCTTCTACGGAGGATTGGAGAGCAACGGCGGTACAAATATCGGCGATAACTTTCCCTTCCGTGGCCAGATCAACATCAACCCAAAATCCTGTTCTCTGGGGAATTGCCCCTCGAATGGGATCACTTTGGAGTCTGGAATGTCGGCTTACCTGGGCAATGGCATTTTGAATGCAGTCAGTAGTCCTGGTTTCCACGCTGTCGACAGCCAGATCAAGACGCCCTATACGATGAATTACAACTTGTCGTTTCAACGTCAGCTGACTCCCAATCTCGCGGCGACGATCAGTTACGTCGGCAATTCCTCACGCCATCTGGGAACGTACGCCGACCCGAATGCAGTTCGCGCTCTCTATCCTGCGGGGACCAGCACTCAGCAATTCCAGCCGTTCCCGGATCTGGGTGGTATAGGCACCATCCATTACGGTGGTGTAAGTACGTACAACTCGCTACAAGCTAAGGCTGAGAAACGAACGTCACATGGCCTGAGCTTTCTCGCCACATACACTTGGGCTCATGCGATGGATGACACCGGCTCCGCTGGTGGCCTCTCAACCGGAATCGGCGATCGGCAAAGGGCTCTCATTCCGCTCATTGATGAATTGACGAACTCGGTCTACGACATTCGCAATCGCTTCACGTTGAACGGCAACTATATCTTTCCTTTCGGTAAAGGGCGTACCTATTTGAACCACTCTGAGTGGGTCGACCTGATAGCGGGCGGATGGGCCTCGAGTCTGACGTGGGTGTCTCAGAGTGGGACTCCTTTCACGGTTGACGCGAACAACTCAGGAGCTGCTGGAGCGACCGACAACAGGAGAGCGAACGTGGTGCGCGATGCATTCTCCACTGGAGGTTCGCCCGACCCATCGAATACTTCGCTAACACCTGCTGACTGCCCGACGTCGGTGAGAAATCGTACGAACTGGTACAACCCATGTGCCTTTGCCAACCCCCTGCCCGGTAACTTGATCACTACACCGGTGACCGATACTGCGACTGCGATCGAGTATTTAGGGGGGAAGTCCAACCAGATCTACGGGCCTGGATACTATGGCGTAAATATGTCTCTCTTCAAAAACTTTACAACGTGGCGTGAACAGTACCTTCAGTTCCGTGCCGATGGTTTCAACGTGTTGAATCACCCTACGTTGGCTAATCCATCTACCTACAACATCAATTCCAATGGAGGCAATATAACGGGTCCAAAATCGTTCCAAAACAATACACCGGACGCCCGCTTCTTCCAGCTGTCATTGAAGTACGCCTTCTAG